CGTTACTTTCGCACTCTCGCACTTCGGTTCTAAGCGACCATCCCGTGCCGCTTGCGCCGCTGCCAGAGCACCTTGCGTGAGACGCCCAGCCGCGCGGCCGCCGCGTTGATGCTCCCGCCCACGTCGGCCAGCGTCGCTTCGATGTACATCCGCTCCACCTCCTCCAGCGTGAGCCCGCGCGGGATCGGCACCGAGTTGGGCGGCGCCGCGGGGGCCGACGAGGGGCTGGTCAGCTCCGGCATGCGCAGCACGTGGTCGCGCGAGAAGATCATCGAGCGCTCGATCACGTTGCGCAGCTCGCGCGCGTTGCCCGGCCAGTCGTAGCGCTTGAGCCGCTCCAGGCTCTCCGCCTCGATCTCCGGCACCGGCTTCGCGAAGTACTCCGCCGCGCGCTTCACGAAGTGCCGCGCGATCGCCGGGATGTCGCTCTTGATGGCCCGCAGCGGCGGCAGGACCTTGGAGGCCACGTTCAGGCGGTAGTACAGGTCCTCGCGGAAGTTGCCGCGCGCCACCTCGCCCGCCAGGTCCACGTTGGTGGCCGCGATCACCCGCACGCTCACCTGCTGCTCGCGCGTGGAGCCGATGCGCCGGAACGAGCGGCTCTCCAGGAAGGTGAGGAGCTTGGCCTGCAGCTCCAGCGGCATCGAGCCGATCTCGTCCAGGAAGAGCGTCCCCCCCTCGGCCACCTCCACCAGCCCCTTCTTCATCTGCCGCGCGTCGGTGAAGGCGCCCTTCTCGTAGCCGAAGAGCTCCGCCTCCAGGAGGCTGGCCGGCAGCGCCGCGCAGTTGACCTCCACGAAGCGCATGTGCGCCTGCAGGCTGGCCCCGTGGATGGCGCGCGCCACCATGTTCTTCCCCGTCCCGCTCTCGCCCAGGAGCAGCGCCGTCACCTGCGCCACGCTCGCCACCTGGTCCACGAACTCGCGCACCTGCTGCACCAGGTCGTGCGAGCCCACGATCCCGTGCCGGTCGAAGCGCACCTGCGCCACCGACGAGAGCAGCTCCTGCGCGGGGAGCAGCTCCAGCGCCCGGCGGATGCGCGTCTCCAGCGCCTTGCCCTCCACCGGCTTGGTGACGAAGTCCGTCGCCCCCGCCTCCAGCGCGGCTTCCGCGTCCGCCTCGCTCCCGCGCGCCGCCACGATGATGAGCGGCAGCGTGCGGTTGAGCACCCTGAGCCGCTGCGTGAAGCCCGCGCCGCCCGTGGCCAGGTCGGCCACCACCGCGTCGGGCGGCTCCGCGCGGACCTCCTCCAGCGCCCGGTCGGCCCCGGTGAAGCCCTTGGTCACGAACTGGCGGCTGCGCTCCAGCTGCGCCGTGATCAGCGCCACCTGGTCCGCCCCGTCGGCGACGATGTAGACGGTCGGGTTCATGAACGGCGAGTGCGAAAGTGCGAAGTGCGAGAGTGCGAAAGTACGGGGTACGAGGTACGAGGTACGAAGTACGGAGTGCGTCAGGCGGTGGCTGTCCCCTGTTCCCTGTCCCCTGTTCCCTGCGGTTCCTTCCGTTCCCAGCGGTCGGCGTCGCGCACCCGGTACTTGGTGAGCGTGCGCTCCACCGCGTCCTGCAGGTCCACCTCCATCTGGTTGGCCAGCACCACGCAGACGAAGATGATGTCGGCCAGCTCCAGCGCCACGTCCTGCTCCGGCTCGTCGGGCTTCTTGGTCTTGGGCCCGTAACGGTGGTTCAGCTCCCTCGCCAGCTCTCCCACCTCCTCCGTCAGCCGCGCCAGGTTCACCAGCGGCGGAAAGTACCCCTCCTTGAACTGCGAGATGTACGCGTCCACCTGCCTCTGCACGTCGCGAAGGTCCATTCGGAAAGCCGGCACGGGTTGTCTGGGGAAGTCGCCACGAAAGCTATACGTGTTCCCAAATGGAAACAAGGCTTTTGAACTGAAGTGCGTGAGTGCGTGAGTGGGTCTCGTCGGTAGTTACTTTCGCACTTTCGCACTCAGCACTTTCGCACTTGCAGTTTGGGCATGTCCCTCCGCTGCGCTCCGGGCCGGGCTGCGCGCGCCGTAGGCCTGCAAACCACGCAGGCCAACGGCGCCGGGCCACCGCGGCCACGATACCCCCGTGGCCGCGGCGTCCCGGCCCTCCGGGCGCGCATCCCTCATGCGAGATAGCGCCTGCGGTATCGCTTCTATTAAGCCACCTACTGATTAAATGTACAACGGGTGCGGCGCGGCCAGGCTCTCCGCATCGGCGCCGATCTGGTCCGCCGGTCCGGATGGAGTATGGCCTTAGATCCGCATGAATGCTTGAAGATGACGAGAACGGGTCAATGGATCGCGGAAGGCTGAGAACCGGTCTCGGCGTTGCAGGTTCCTATATTCTCTCACGTAAACAGACAAAAGATTGACAAACAAAATGAGGGGTCGTAAACTGATGTTGCCTGGGGTGACTTGGACATCGCGAGATGTCTCTGGTTGTGACGGAGTCGATCTGCGCAGGGGAGAGGTGTGGATCAACATTCACTCGACGAGGGGGCACCATGAAAAAGACCATCAAGATCAGCCTGGCGCTCGGGTTCATCGTCGCAGGAGGCATGCTGGCCCTCCCTGCGTCGGCCGCCGAAGCCGATTGCCAGTGGGCCGAGCGCATGGTCATGGGGGTGTGCGACGGCGCCACGACCTCCCTCTGCAAGGGCTCGGAGCAGGATTGCAAGAAGACGGCGTCGGTCTCGGAGTTGGAGATGTAGCTGCGGGCACCAGCCGGATCGGATGTCGAACGATCCGGGTTGTGTCGGTCGGTGACTGGAAACCTGAACTCGCAGACGTCCATGCCTCTTCCCCTGCGCCCGTTTGCGTGTTGCTGCGCCAGCTTCCTGGCCGCGGCCTGCGGTTCGAAGTCCGATGCGGGGCCGGAGCTTCCCGTGCAGTTCGTGGAGA
This genomic interval from Longimicrobium sp. contains the following:
- a CDS encoding sigma-54 dependent transcriptional regulator; this translates as MNPTVYIVADGADQVALITAQLERSRQFVTKGFTGADRALEEVRAEPPDAVVADLATGGAGFTQRLRVLNRTLPLIIVAARGSEADAEAALEAGATDFVTKPVEGKALETRIRRALELLPAQELLSSVAQVRFDRHGIVGSHDLVQQVREFVDQVASVAQVTALLLGESGTGKNMVARAIHGASLQAHMRFVEVNCAALPASLLEAELFGYEKGAFTDARQMKKGLVEVAEGGTLFLDEIGSMPLELQAKLLTFLESRSFRRIGSTREQQVSVRVIAATNVDLAGEVARGNFREDLYYRLNVASKVLPPLRAIKSDIPAIARHFVKRAAEYFAKPVPEIEAESLERLKRYDWPGNARELRNVIERSMIFSRDHVLRMPELTSPSSAPAAPPNSVPIPRGLTLEEVERMYIEATLADVGGSINAAAARLGVSRKVLWQRRKRHGMVA
- a CDS encoding nucleotide pyrophosphohydrolase — its product is MDLRDVQRQVDAYISQFKEGYFPPLVNLARLTEEVGELARELNHRYGPKTKKPDEPEQDVALELADIIFVCVVLANQMEVDLQDAVERTLTKYRVRDADRWERKEPQGTGDREQGTATA